The proteins below come from a single Mytilus edulis chromosome 5, xbMytEdul2.2, whole genome shotgun sequence genomic window:
- the LOC139525064 gene encoding uncharacterized protein, which produces MAEQQTPNKKLPRTRGTNFISIEVNLISRRVMEELRLLRGKFGPDITADATNKMWAKITDEVNALGVSYRKLSTVKTKFRNLTRDAKEKFTYERNERNKTGGGPAPKSISMAEENLINAMKDTSSFKGIDGGMETSVGISHQDTCNSRHSQDSITSDQMFTAVAISPVPALNAFPTCQTVDGIYYLDNFINVESIWIKRLEQVHQRNEELALSTAYLYLYLYLHKNRLALSNHHNPVKGCRRRKQRGLQMICMSCSVLF; this is translated from the exons ATGGCTGAACAACAAACCCCCAACAAGAAACTACCAAGAACTAGAGGGACTAACTTCATAAGTATTGAGGTAAATTTGATCAGTAGAAGAGTGATGGAGGAGCTACGGTTATTGAGAGGAAAATTTGGCCCTGACATAACTGCAGATGCAACAAACAAGATGTGGGCCAAGATAACAGACGAGGTGAATGCTCTGGGGGTCAGTTACAGGAAACTTTCAACTGTTAAAACCAAATTCAGGAATCTAACCCGAGATGCCAAGGAAAAGTTTACATACGAGAGAAACGAGAGAAATAAAACGGGGGGAGGACCAGCACCAAAATCCATAAGTATGGCAGAGGAAAACCTCATCAATGCCATGAAAGATACATCCTCCTTCAAGGGAATAGACGGTGGCATGGAGACCTCTGTAG GGATTTCTCACCAAGACACCTGTAACAGCAGACACTCACAAG ACAGCATAACATCTGACCAAATGTTTACAGCTGTAGCCATCTCGCCAGTTCCAGCTCTGAATGCTTTTCCAACATGCCAGACTGTTGATGGTATTTATTACTTAGATAATTTCATTAATG TGGAGAGTATCTGGATAAAAAGACTGGAACAGGTTCACCAGAGAAATGAGGAGTTAGCACTTTCTACAGCCTACCTGTACCTGTACCTGTACCTGCACAAAAACAGACTTGCACTCAGCAACCACCACAACCCAG TGAAAGGATGCAGAAGAAGAAAGCAAAGAGGACTGCAGATGATATGTATGAGCTGCAGTGTCTTGTTTTAG